Proteins encoded within one genomic window of Thalassophryne amazonica chromosome 23, fThaAma1.1, whole genome shotgun sequence:
- the LOC117504768 gene encoding uncharacterized protein LOC117504768 encodes MYRLNRRGPKIDPWGAPQWSKLVTLTVSDADKPKAVLTVSPSWLSPGAPVTLHCEVKDPEAGWRFYWFQAVPKLPENAYSYELLRGSSSGTEQDSYIVHRLKHTVGFMCRAGRGDPEFLTNDSQPKFVWSGDFPSPVSLTVVPNRVQHFTSQSLSLHCEGNSEWTVKKFTQSHQASLCDSRKRSRCEFTTTGEAVYWCETAAGQFSNAINITAHPDIILLSPAHPVTEGDSVTLGCELTTQTLLSNTDFYRNDRIIRNNTNGTMTFAAYPRICGNN; translated from the exons ATGTATAGACTGAACAGGAGGGGTCCCAAGATAGACCCCTGGGGAGCTCCACAG TGGAGTAAACTTGTCACACTGACAGTTTCTGACG CAGACAAACCAAAGGCGGTCCTCACTGTGTCTCCatcatggctgagtccaggagccCCAGTAACTCTCCACTGTGAGGTCAAAGATCCAGAAGCAGGATGGAGGTTTTACTGGTTTCAGGCTGTTCCCAAACTCCCAGAGAACGCCTACAGCTATGAGCTGCTGCGCGGCAGCAGCAGTGGAACCGAGCAGGATTCTTACATCGTCCACAGGCTGAAACACACAGTGGGATTCATGTGCAGAGCAGGAAGAGGAGACCCAGAGTTTCTCACCAATGACAGCCAACCAAAGTTTGTCTGGTCTGGAG ATTTTCCATCACCAGTATCACTGACAGTGGTTCCTAACAGAGTTCAGCATTTCACCTCTCAGTCACTTTCACTTCACTGTGAGGGAAACTCTGAGTGGACGGTGAAGAAGTTCACTCAAAGCCACCAGGCGtcactctgtgattccagaaaaaGATCCAGGTGCGAGTTCACAACTACAGGTGAAGCGGTGTACTGGTGTGAGACAGCGGCAGGACAATTCAGCAACGCAATCAACATCACTGCACACC CTGACATCATCCTGCTGAGTCCCGCCCATCCTGTGACTGAGGGAGATTCTGTCACTCTGGGCTGTGAACTCACGACACAAACATTACTTTCTAACACTGACTTCTATCGAAACGACAGAATCATCAGGAACAACACGAATGGGACGATGACGTTTGCTGCCTATCCGCGCATatgcggtaataattag